Genomic DNA from Manihot esculenta cultivar AM560-2 chromosome 15, M.esculenta_v8, whole genome shotgun sequence:
TTACAGCTATGTCAATCGcgtgatgttaatttacacggTTTTGTTTATTAATTTCGAGCAGCTAGCAGTTGAGAGAGATCATTTATTGTAGATTCAGAATGGGCTATAAAGAGCCTTTACGTCTTCAACTTATCGTATCAGCTAACTCACCTCcgtcttaaaaaaataaaatggtacGTGCTACGGGGAGACTTGCTTTTTTATCTTTGCTTTGCCTTCACGCTTTTATACTTTCCGTGCTTGCTAGAGATGTGGCCACTGTAACCAAGGATGATGATGAGAAGTTTTTAGGCACTGGAAAAGGTGGTGGCTTTGGCGGCGGCGGTGGTTTTGGAGGAGGTGCAGGTGGAGGCGGTGGCTTTGGAGGTGGCGGTGGTTTTGGAGGAGGtgcaggtggtggtggtggcttCGGTGGCGgagctggtggaggaggtggcttcggtggTGGTGGAGGGCATGGAGGTGGAGTAGGTGGAGGTGCTGGCGGTGGTGCAGGTGGAGGCATTGGAGGTGGCATAGGAAAGGGCGGAGGcttaggtggtggaggtggaaaGGGTGGTGGCATTGGAGGTGGGATAGGAAAGGGGGGTGGTTTAGGCGGTGGCATTGGAAAGGGAGGTGGATTAGGTGGTGGGATAGGGAAGGGTGGTGGATTAGGTGGAGGCCATGGTGGGGGAATAGGAAAGGGTGGAGGGGGAGGCATTGGTGGTGGAATAGGTAAGGGTGGTGGTTTAGGTGGTGGGATAGGAAAAGGTGGAGGGGGAGGCCTTGGTGGTGGAATAGGCAAGGGTGGTGGATTGGGTGGCGGCCATGGTGGGGGGATAGGAAAGGGTGGAGGGGGAGGCCTTGGTGGTGGAATAGGCAAGGGTGGTGGATTGGGTGGGGGCCATGGTGGTGGGATAGGAAAGGGTGGAGCCGGAGGCATTGGTGGTGGAATTGGAAAAGGTGGAGGACTAGGTGGTGGAATTGGTAAGGGTGGGGGTCTTGGGGGAGGAATTGGCAAAGGTGGTGGAGTTGGTGGGGGAGCAGGGGGAGGATTTGGCAAAGGTGGTGGTGTTGGAGGAGGTTTTGGAAAAGGTGGAGGCATTGGTGGCGGTGGTGGCTTTGGTAAAGGAGGAGGAGTTGGAGGAGGTTTTGGAAAAGGCGGAGGCATTGGTGGAGGTGGTGGCTTTGGTAAAGGAGGAGGCGTAGGAGGTGGGTTTGGTGGAGGAGCAGGAGGTGGa
This window encodes:
- the LOC122721921 gene encoding glycine-rich cell wall structural protein, which gives rise to MVRATGRLAFLSLLCLHAFILSVLARDVATVTKDDDEKFLGTGKGGGFGGGGGFGGGAGGGGGFGGGGGFGGGAGGGGGFGGGAGGGGGFGGGGGHGGGVGGGAGGGAGGGIGGGIGKGGGLGGGGGKGGGIGGGIGKGGGLGGGIGKGGGLGGGIGKGGGLGGGHGGGIGKGGGGGIGGGIGKGGGLGGGIGKGGGGGLGGGIGKGGGLGGGHGGGIGKGGGGGLGGGIGKGGGLGGGHGGGIGKGGAGGIGGGIGKGGGLGGGIGKGGGLGGGIGKGGGVGGGAGGGFGKGGGVGGGFGKGGGIGGGGGFGKGGGVGGGFGKGGGIGGGGGFGKGGGVGGGFGGGAGGGFGGGGGGFGGGGGGGIGHH